A window of the Brassica oleracea var. oleracea cultivar TO1000 chromosome C1, BOL, whole genome shotgun sequence genome harbors these coding sequences:
- the LOC106324667 gene encoding uncharacterized protein LOC106324667, protein MEISDPVPKLLLQLISSAFQRCRLAEDLCRLSLLLHQSAGNDPPITSISISDTGIGCSLVEFQDLRCPREFNGAKIWDGLLSVKTTCFSGDEVFCYHINLDEYISNKRIKRQPSQPKNGAKFSGTEVSLSVFGCIDALVAPIVTFFQKMLVLHLPNVTMDLVVEQGASPGTQTQYVFLMNGDQTPCFTASNLERLKSGLEDCVLRHGNCLEIMCEQCFSDREHLKVGSGTACPEENRKRPGGTMEVVIVISDLLETTRHCSRSCEGKTEVLYFDNFSPSPIPQVALSALKKIDWKSYGLILASANDQEGRVFLEWEHFPSYVQIQIALHWYHNKYPTTHKTEPGIDLVKKGIKSALNDLKTKHEGFLLSSHSRKICGYVPDLARSLAGLIFSSTDMDFQGDCLSVLGFQPQEAERDAVEDYIQRKIVSVIGMNESKPQKDQEAAPFLFFEGGSETSYFEDEEIEGEYYSTSLE, encoded by the exons ATGGAGATCAGTGATCCTGTTCCCAAGCTTCTTCTACAA TTGATCTCGTCAGCTTTTCAAAGATGCCGTCTAGCAGAAGATCTCTGTAGATTATCGCTTCTTCTTCATCAATCTGCTGGCAATGATCCTCCGATTACATCAATTTCGA TTTCGGATACTGGCATTGGATGCAGTTTGGTGGAATTTCAGGATCTGAGGTGCCCTAGAGAGTTCAATGGAGCCAAGATCTGGG ATGGGTTACTCTCCGTCAAGACCACTT GCTTTTCTGGCGACGAGGTGTTCTGTTATCATATTAATCTTGATGAGTATATATCAAACAAGAGAATCAAAAGACAACCTTCTCAGCCTAAGAATGGCGCAAAGTTTAG TGGGACAGAGGTATCTCTGAGTGTCTTTGGATGTATCGATGCTCTTGTGGCGCCCATAGTTACCTTCTTTCAAAAG ATGCTTGTTCTTCATTTACCT AATGTCACAATGGATCTGGTGGTTGAACAAGGAGCTTCTCCTGGTACTCAAACCCAATACGTCTTTTTAATGAACGGTGATCAAACTCCTTGCTTCACTGCCTCCAACCTTGAACGCTTAAAGTCTGGTCTTGAGGACTGTGTTTTAAGGCATGGGAACTGTTTGGAAATAATGTGTGAACAATGCTTCTCTGATAG AGAGCATCTAAAAGTTGGCAGTGGAACAGCCTGCCCTGAAGAAAATCGTAAGAGACCTGGAGGAACAATGGAAGTGGTGATTGTAATAAGTGACTTATTAGAGACAACTCGCCATTGCAGCAGATCATGTGAGGGCAAAACAGAG GTTTTATACTTTGACAATTTCTCTCCTTCCCCCATTCCACAAGTTGCCTTGAGTGCATTGAAAAAGATTGACTGGAAAAGTTACGGTTTGATCCTAGCGAGTGCGAATGATCAAGAAGGACGTGTGTTTCTCGAATGGGAACATTTTCCTTCATATGTTCAAATACAAATCGCTCTTCACTGGTATCACAATAAGTATCCAACAACACATAAGACTGAGCCTGGTATAGATCTTGTGAAGAAGGGGATTAAAAGTGCATTAAATGATTTGAAGACTAAACATGAGGGCTTTCTTCTAAGCTCACATTCTCGTAAG ATTTGCGGCTATGTTCCTGACCTTGCAAGATCATTAGCGGGCCTCATATTCTCTTCTACTGACATGGACTTCCAAGGAGATTGCTTATCTGTTCTTGGATTTCAGCCTCAAGAAGCTGAACGTGATGCAGTTGAAGACTATATACAGAGAAAGATTGTTTCGGTTATAGGAATGAATGAGAGTAAACCCCAGAAAGACCAGGAAGCTGCTCCCTTTCTGTTTTTTGAAGGCGGGTCTGAGACATCATACTTTGAAGATGAGGAAATAGAAGGTGAGTATTACTCTACCTCCCTGGAATGA